In Bacillota bacterium, the genomic window GCATCCTCTTCGTCGACGAGATCAACCGGCTGGCCGACGTGGCGCCGGAGCTGGCCGACGTCCTGCTGGACGTGATGGGGACGCGCCCCGGCCGCCTCCAGATCGAGGAAGCCGGTCTCCCCCGGGTGGAGCTTCCCGTCAATGTCACCGTCTGGGCCGCCTCCAATCCCGACGAGGAGCCGGGCCCGCTGGAGGAGGTGCGCCGCCAGCTGGCCGACCGCTTCGATCTGCAGGTGCGCATGGGCCGTCCCTCCGACCCGGCCGCCGTCGAGGCCATCCTGCGCCGCGACCTCCTGGCCGGAGAAGGCCAGGGCGGGGAGGCCGAGGATCCGGGGGCGGGCGACCCCTTCGCGCCGCTCCGCGCCGCCCTGGTCCGCCCGCGGGTGGCCGGCGGCGGCGAGCGGCTGCGCGCGCTCCTGGCCGCCGTCTACACCCGTTTCGGCCTGGAGAGCCTGCGTGCGGTCGAGGCCTGGCAGCTGGCGGCCCGGCTCGAGGCGCTCCGCCGCGGCGCCGACCGGGCCGGCGAGGAGGAGCTGCTGGCCACCCTGGCACTGGTGCTGGGCGGGCGCATGGCGCCGGAGGAGCAGGCCGAGGTGGAGCGCTTCCTCCGCGAACCGGCGCCGGTCGCGGAAATGGTGCGACGGGCGGCGCCGGCCGCGCGGGCCGAGGGGGCGGCGGGCGCTCCGCCCCGGTCCGGCGACGGGCTTCCGCCGGCGGCCGAGGCCCTCCAGTCCGGCGAGGACGGCTGGCTGCGGCGCGTGCTGGGGCGCCTCGGCCTGCCCCCAGCCGCCGGAGCTGCCGCGCCCGGCGCGGGCGGCGGCGCGGGCGGGGAGACCGGCCCCGGCGAGGGCAGAGTGGGCGCGGCCCGCCAGGGGCCGCCCCCGCCCTGGGCACCGCCCGAGCCGGCCCGGCTCTGGCGGCAGGTGCCGCCCGCGGAGCGCTTCCGGGAGGCGCGGCCGGAGCCTTGAGGGCGCTCTTCCCGCGACCGTCCGCGGAGCCGGAGGCCGGAGACGGACTGCGCCCGCAGGTCGAGGCGGCCCTGGCCCGGCTCGAACGGGGAGGCGCGGTGGCCGTGGGCGACGCTGCCGTGGTCAGCCGCCAGGTGCACCTCCTCCGCTCGGACCGGCCCTCCACGGTCTTCGTGCTGGCGGGGGAGGACGCCGGCCGGACGCTCTACGGGCGCCGGCAGCCGGGCGAGATCTGGCACCTCGACTTCTTCCACGCCGTCGCCTCCGTCGACCCGCGCGACCTCATCCCCTATCTGCTGCCCGTCTTCCGCCGCCCCGAGCTGGTGGACGTGCAGACCGGCGCCGGAGGCGGGCGGCTGACCGGCAGCCTCGCCTACGGGCGGGGAGAGATGCTCCGCGCCTCGCACCGGAACCACGTCCACCTGGCGTGGAAGACGGAGGCCTTCGTCTCCTCACCGGACCTGGTCGGGCTGGTCCTCGCCCTGGAGCGGGCGTTGCTCGGGCTGGGGGTGGAGCCGCGCCGCATCGCCGAGGTGGTGGAGCTCCGCCGCCGCGCCGGTCCGGAGCTCCCGCTGGACGAGTACCGCGACGCCTCCGACTCGCTCCTGGGCGAGGCGGGTACGACTGGCCGACCCGGCGGAACCGGCCTCGCGGGCGGGTACGACGGAAAGGCTGCCTCCCGCCGCGGCGGGCAGGGGCGACCCGCCGTGGCCACCGTCCCGGCCCCGCGCCCGCCGCGGGCGGCGGGCGGCGGAGGCTCCGGCGGCGTGGAGCGGCTGGGGGCCGGGGCCGGCCTCGAACGGGAGTTCCGCCGGCCCTTGACCGAGCCCGGGCGGACGGGGGCGGCCGGGGCACGGCTCGTGCGCGGCGGGGCCGCCCCGGGCAGCGCCCGCCGCGACCTGCCGCTGGCCGGAGCGCCGGCCTGGCAGCAGCTCGACCTGGCGGCCACCGCCGCGCGCGCCTGGGCGGCCGGCGGGCCGCGGACGCCGCGCCG contains:
- a CDS encoding VWA domain-containing protein yields the protein MRALFPRPSAEPEAGDGLRPQVEAALARLERGGAVAVGDAAVVSRQVHLLRSDRPSTVFVLAGEDAGRTLYGRRQPGEIWHLDFFHAVASVDPRDLIPYLLPVFRRPELVDVQTGAGGGRLTGSLAYGRGEMLRASHRNHVHLAWKTEAFVSSPDLVGLVLALERALLGLGVEPRRIAEVVELRRRAGPELPLDEYRDASDSLLGEAGTTGRPGGTGLAGGYDGKAASRRGGQGRPAVATVPAPRPPRAAGGGGSGGVERLGAGAGLEREFRRPLTEPGRTGAAGARLVRGGAAPGSARRDLPLAGAPAWQQLDLAATAARAWAAGGPRTPRRLLAYLRVLPRRRRAALDVCLLLDASASMAGPRMAAARRLVRHLVLRTRDRVAVIVFQDRSSRVHVGFTRRWRLLAESLGAVHPSGLTPLADGLATAAAYAATRARRKTLLLLLTDGIPTVPRSTLNPLEDAMEAAREIRRRRLPFVCVGLAPNEGYLRQLCEAAGGRLYVLPELEGGALVRIAESERQRVLR
- a CDS encoding magnesium chelatase produces the protein MAMRAPVRHAGNEPLFQAVELSVLARRWGVPLHLHAQGLRGTGKTTVLRAVRALLPPIRRIRGCLFNCDPERPHCPEHRGLEPERLERIGTEEVPMPFLEISASAKVGTVVGTIDLARLAEDRPALLPGTIAQAHRGILFVDEINRLADVAPELADVLLDVMGTRPGRLQIEEAGLPRVELPVNVTVWAASNPDEEPGPLEEVRRQLADRFDLQVRMGRPSDPAAVEAILRRDLLAGEGQGGEAEDPGAGDPFAPLRAALVRPRVAGGGERLRALLAAVYTRFGLESLRAVEAWQLAARLEALRRGADRAGEEELLATLALVLGGRMAPEEQAEVERFLREPAPVAEMVRRAAPAARAEGAAGAPPRSGDGLPPAAEALQSGEDGWLRRVLGRLGLPPAAGAAAPGAGGGAGGETGPGEGRVGAARQGPPPPWAPPEPARLWRQVPPAERFREARPEP